From the Porites lutea chromosome 5, jaPorLute2.1, whole genome shotgun sequence genome, the window TAAGGCTTGTTTAGCTTAACGCCACAAACGCAAATTTATCCGGAGACATTTGTCCACGTTTAAAACACTTTAACCGAATTGGCGTGGTAAGGAAACATAACATTGCTGGTTTCTAATGTAAGACTTGTTTGTTGAGTACAATGTTTTCAAGTTTAACCATGAATTGTATAGACGTGTGATTTACAACTGATCAAGAAACAGTCTTTCCTTTGCGAGTTTTCTCGAGGAAAGTTATCCGCGGGCGGCAATGGCAAAATCTTTACTCCAGTACTGATATTTCTCTTGTTCATGGTTATAAGCGTTCGAAACAAGGATACTTTGGAGAGACTGGTCATATCTGTGGCACCCCCCAAATCTGTCTCGAGGAAAATTAAACCCACAAAATAATGTTGAACCGGGCGGTGCGATACAGTCGTTTTTCAGGGCGCAAATCACAACCCATTTCATTATATGCCTTTGTACTTCATCCTTGTTTATGTAAACCACTGCACCGCCCTGAAGCATGTCCTTAACTGCGCCTTCTTTTATCATCGGAAAGTATTCAAGCATGCCCGGATGAGTTGCGGTTATAATGGAGTGGCCGGTTGAGACGAGATAAAACACTGCGCCTGTATTGTGACGGGACATAAGTTCTATTACATTGTTGGTTAGGTTTCCTAAGAATTTGATAGATGAATCAAAATACATTGTTCCGTCAAATTCAGAAAGCATTTCTTGGATTATCAGCGGTTTCCATGCGTAATTGTTTAGGTTACGAACGTGTTCAGGGTACCCATTATAGTCGAATTTTCTGTACACTAGGTCAGGCATGTTTTTAACTTCTTTGAGCTGCTCATCGCTTAGTCCAAGATCGtagaaaaaacatttctttcccgGGAAATGCTTTCTAAAATCTTCTATGTGAGGTTTGAATTCGCCGTAGTGGTTACTCGAACACGCGGTCACAGGAGCCACGATATCAAAAAATGGCGTATTGGCATCAATGGACTCGATTGGCTTTCGCTTGAATGTTTGATCCCCAAGAACTCTTCTTACTAcggctacaatcagggacaaaagtagttgacacacttgtttaaaacgggtgcttttagcaaacatttaattcatctattatttcattctttttaaacgccgtaaatcccctcaccccccgaatcaatgttgtctgaagtaaaaaaaagacttgagggtccaaaattcaacattgattttgggggggaaggggttggggtagacaggggaatgggataagtatatccactatgcaaaaaggggccattttacggaagtgtgccaacacttttgtccctcattgtctgaatgcaaaattgtgctactgcacacaagttgagccgtgcatgacactgattttaactgaaattaaagaaatcaaagacataattatgttattggtggtggggatgacattgacttattcacgaccgaattatagggccaattggaattacgtgatgacgtaataaaagggctgcgatatccagaattaacgtcgatatggtttacaagctaaaaactaacgctgaaactcgcgcacatgtacaacttttgatgaatttcaagggtacgcgtactgaaaatgtttttaataaagtgaatatttctcgttcttcactttatccgatggttaaggcgcaaacaatcacgggtagggtaaggattgacacgtagtggggatagtcactggccggccacggaaatatggagcgttagtgcggagcggccgtcactgcgttcaatatcgaaactacggaaaagtgaaggtaaattcatggccaattcaataaaaaactaaggacagcgtagcaaacattgcaagtgtccacgaaaacaattactttcaatcccacctcgtgacaccatgagtgacatgataacgcaacgcaaatagcgtgacatgagcgcatatgtctgtgcatttggactgtatttctcaagcgaaaccctgtgtttttgtctattgtcggcagagaaaatgaaaagagagctttgaaacgtgaactggtatttgactctcaaagaaaacgacagctcaaactgaggaaaacactgcttccttcgtgttacaacggttaaccacgtttcggaaaacgaaaagtataatgagtctgttatgacctcttaatgtccatatgtattctcgtggttaaccgttgaaactccttatttgcaccacatcgctggaatttttcttgccaagaatacgtattgcgaagtactttctacatagcggaatcttcttttgcctttcgtgaggaattagcgcataaaaaaggaaaattttccagcgcacggccgtcattgatcacatgttatcccgctttccttgtcatcaagtgaacttctgggcaaaagtaattgctgttttggcgatgacgcaaactggtgtgtctatcttgaaaacaatttctttggtattctgtgatttacgagctgggaaatgaaatagttgtccatccaacatcaataaaaaaattatgccactgaataaatggcaggcagtcatctaaaatcattacaaaagtacattccaaaacctggtctaacctgttcgacgcctacctacgctaaaggtttggatcacttaggtttgaaaaggtctccaaaaaaacacacatctatatataggacatagcacaaacggctggcccatcatttatgaggttcataacctgtatattgttcacgtcctttcactaatggcacaagtcaatgtcaaaaataatgcatgtcccctcagttactctgcagtacttcattcgcttaagttaatcatttaccagaacaatttccattgcaccttagtgtttccatcctttttccactattgataatacttgtgaaaacattacatccgctgcaacggcattgatcataacacaaatgatttcctctcgaccccacagggtatcaggaacgcgcgcggaagtacaagattaagtgatgacatacgcttcgtacattttactctacgtatactacaaatcaggacgaaactttacaaattgttgtttctaaaaaaaacaatttggcccatagagtaacgtcatcgcacaaaaattcagcagcgtcaaaaatctagccggaaaacacagatacatatttcagacaatcagggacaaaagtagttgacacacttgtttaaaacgggtgcctttagcaaacatttaattcatctattatttcattctttttaaacgccgtaaatcccctcaccccccgaatcaatgttgtctgaagtaaaaaaaagacttgagggtccaaaattcaacattgattttgggggggaaggggttggggtagacaggggaatgggataagtatatccactatgcaaaaaggggccattttacggaagtgtgccaacacttttgtccctcattgtagagTTGAATTATCaaagttgaactcttttccaATTATGGAAGAGTTAAGTCTAGAAACATAATGGCCGATTTGGAAACGTTCATCACCAGCAATTTCCGTAGTTACAATGTCTTTAGTGCTGGTAGCAACACTTTGCGTGGCGTCCACAGTCTTTGCTCCACCATGATTTTCACCGGCCTGAAGTTTGGATGAATAAGGAGTTGTGTAGCGTGACTTGAATATAAAGTAACCAAGGGATGAACCAATCAAGATGGCAAGAAGCCAAACGTACCTCCTTCTTAAGTACATTCCAGCTTGAGTAAGGCTTTAAGGAAGACTTTTATCTACAAGAtataaatgataatgataatgaatgaATTTGTATAGCGCTAAAACTATAGAAGTATATTCAAATGAATTTAATGATAATGAATTTGTATAGCGCTAAAACTATAGAAGAATAttcaaaagcgctttacattaagttaaaattaatgaataaataataaataaaaaatttaaaaatcccTAAAAGctataataacaatgatatgtCATGCCAtggtaaaatctaaaaaaatgaaattggaaaattccaaactaaattaaaattaaacataaGAACTTTTCcaacaaattaaaagctttcttaaaaagaaataatttaagttgctttttaaaaatggcgAGGCTGCTACTCGTTCTTATAGTTAATTGCAG encodes:
- the LOC140938031 gene encoding uncharacterized protein, encoding MYLRRRYVWLLAILIGSSLGYFIFKSRYTTPYSSKLQAGENHGGAKTVDATQSVATSTKDIVTTEIAAVVRRVLGDQTFKRKPIESIDANTPFFDIVAPVTACSSNHYGEFKPHIEDFRKHFPGKKCFFYDLGLSDEQLKEVKNMPDLVYRKFDYNGYPEHVRNLNNYAWKPLIIQEMLSEFDGTMYFDSSIKFLGNLTNNVIELMSRHNTGAVFYLVSTGHSIITATHPGMLEYFPMIKEGAVKDMLQGGAVVYINKDEVQRHIMKWVVICALKNDCIAPPGSTLFCGFNFPRDRFGGCHRYDQSLQSILVSNAYNHEQEKYQYWSKDFAIAARG